ttattttatttttaattttgtttgttgGGTGGGTTAAATAAGTGTGGCtcctagagagagagagagagagtggagattttttgtttgattgtgTGGTGCTGTGTTGGGTTGTGGTTTTGGTTTGGAATTGTGGTGATGAGTCGTGAGGTGGGTAATTGTGGGAAGATCTCTGttgggttttagggtttttggtTCTATTGAATCTTGGAGGGCCTAAAGGCCAGGTTCATGGCCGGGAGTAATGAAGTCAACCTCAGTGAGTCCAAggtatattgatttttagtttgtGTGTTTGTGTTGGTTTGGCGCAAGCCTGTTGTTTGGTGATCAAGTTCGCATTTTTTTGTTgtgggttggttgaattttgggTATTGGGATtgtgattcttttttttttccttgaaactcGAATTTTTGGCTGGATGAGGTTAGGTTGAGCAGCTTTGTTGGGGGATTTGGTtcgatttgaaaattaaatgatGGGTTGGTTTAGTTTGTTGGTTTTCCGAGTTTTGgcgattttgattttgataagTTGAAACTTAGTTGATTTTAGCTTGGTTTTAGGCCAGGTTCTGTTTGGGGTTTTGATACCAGATATGGATTTGTTGATGGGTTTGTTTTGCCCTTTTTGGTTCTTTGAATATGTGGCCTTTGCGGTCCTTATTTTTGTTCCtaaaagttgaaatttttgttGCGTATGGTTTAATCAGTTTTGTTTGGGGATTTTGATCGGATTCTGAAGATCAAATTTGGACTTGCTGATGGGTTTGTTCTATCCTGTCTGTATTTgaattttgggttttgggattgtgattttctcattgaaaaGTTGAATTAGCTGATTTTCGTACGGGTTTTGAGTTCCTTTGGAattttgatatgatatgatttgaaggctttgatggttttttttggggttttgtaTGCTGAATTTTCTTGTATATGAGCATGTCCTTATCGATTTTGTTATTTGTCCAAGTGGTTTCTTTCGTATTTGCGTGGTTTCTGGGGCTTCTCTGTTCAtgtcttcatttattttctcatcatttgtGGATTCATTTGAACCCTATATGCAGGGGAAGAAGTTTACCGCTTTTGGTCGGTATTGTGTGAGTTGAATTCTAAAATTTCTGAATTTTCTCCTGTTCTTCTATATACAGAGGGTGGTTCCACTAAATACATGGATTCTGATATCCAATTTCAAGCTGGCTTACAATCTTCTGCGCCGTCCTGATGGCACCTTCAATCGCCACTTGGCTGAGTTCCTTGACAGGAAAGTCCCTGCCAATGCAAACCCAGTTGAGGGGGTGTTCTCTTTTGATGTCATCATCGACCGGAGCACAAGTCTCCTTAGCCGAATCTACCGACCGGCCACAGGAGAAGAAGCTCTCCCCAGCATCATGGAGCTTGAAAAGCCGGTGACGGGTGATATTGTTCCTGTCATACTTTTCTTCCACGGTGGGAGCTTTGCACATTCCTCTGCTAATAGTGCAATATATGACACACTTTGCCGGCGCCTTGTTGGCATATGCAAGGCTGTTGTTGTGTCTGTGAATTATCGGCGAGCACCTGAAAGCCCATACCCTTGTGCCTATGATGATGGCTGGGCTGCTCTTAAGTGGGTTAACTCGAGGCCATGGCTTAAAAGTGAGGAGGACTCAAAAGTTCATATATACATGGTTGGGATAGCTCTGGGGGCAACATTGTTCACAATGTTGCTTGAAGGCAGTAGAATCCGGAATTGAAGTATTGGGAAATATACTACTGAACCCAATGTTTGGTGGACAAGAGAGAACTGAATCAGAAAAGCGTTTAGATGGAAAATATTTTGTCACTATCCAAGACGGGACTGGTACTGGAGAGCTTTTCTCCCTGAAGGGAAGATAGGGACCATGCGGCCTGTAACCCTTTTGGTCCAATGGTAAAAGCCTTGTAGGAATGAAATTCCCCAAGAGTCTTGTTGTGGTTGCTGGGTTGGATCTTGTTCAGGATTGGCAATTGGCTTATGTTGAAGGGCTTAAGAAAGCTGGTCAAGAGGTGAAACATCTATACCTGGACAAGGCAACAATCGGCTTCTACTTGTTGCCAAACAACGACCACTTCTATACTGTCATGGATGAGATAAGTGACTTTGTGAGTTCTAACTGTAATAGACTTAACTTTACGGACAGGCAGCCATACATAACAGAAGGTTGACATTTCACTCGGGGTTATATTTCTCCTGAAGGGGTTGTTTGCAGTTGATAAGCTTGTGTAGTATTACTACTTACTGTTTTCTTGATCATTGCGATGTTAAGATTCTGCTCCCCAATGGGGTCTGGTTCTTCTTGGTATAGAGATGACTGGGCTTGGCTGTTGGAGTAGAAGGCTTGGTTCAGCATCTAGCTGGATTAGGATCTTGTGTCTTTGGGACATCCACATCCAAGTGGCATGACTGCGGGTGTTATGGTTTGATGAAGGCTCTTGTGGCAGCATGAGCCGCCGGTTGACTAAGTTTAGCAAACCCACCAAATCTAAGATTACCCTCTGACTTCCGGCATAAGGAGAGGAAGACAGGCACATGCGGGTAATCGTTTGGTGGCCGATCAATTGGGGTCGGTGCCTGGCTAATGTTATATAGCTAATTTTAAGACGTGGATGAGAAACCTTCCATGATATTGTGAACCTGTATGTTTATACATATGTTCTAGAATTTATATAAAGATGTTTGCTTATCTGTTGTTCACATCTTTCCCTCTATTGCTGTTTctgcttcattttttcttttaaggaaaaacagATTCATTTTAGAAGGCTGCTTGAAATCAGACTTACTGTGTTCTATTTGGAGGCTTACAGTCAAATATACCTGACTTTTATGTTGAATGATACTGTAAATACTTTTTTCCAACTGCTTCTTTTTGGTTTAGAATTGCTGAGAGATTCAAATTGTTACAGAATGGACATGTTTTATGTTAATAGCTGGTTTCTAGTAATTTTTTAGTGTTAAAGGAGTGAAGTCTGAAACTTGGAACGCTGCAAGACAGCTTAGACTTTGGAACCATTCCTTCTATAAAATGAAAGCTTTGGTGATTGATAAAATTTCCAGGATTTGTATGCTGGACCTCTTGTTTGAAGTTTGTCCTGCATTTCCTTGAATCAACTGCCTAGATTTGTGTGTAGAAGTTGTCTTGTATCCCTGAAATAAGAGTGAATGGTGGATATGATCACAAGATGCACAATGATAGGAATGGCTTATGGTAGCTAGGAAAGGGAACCCTTGTGCAGTTTGCCCAGCTTTTTGGCTGCCCATTGGCTTAACTTTCTGCATAAGTAGGCGGTCTTTGCCAAATTAAAGAGGTTTCGGTTACCACAAAAGCATTTAATTGAGATTTTAGTTCATAAATGATGTTTATGTGTCTCAACTAGTTGAGATAAGGCTTTTTTAATTGATAGATACGTGTGCAATCCATCAATTGAATTTGCCCAAAAACTTCCAGTAAAAGCCATTAGACAATACATCTACTAACTGAATGTCCTAAACAAGTTTGAATCAAAACCCCAAAACAAAGGAGGGTGTGGTCAATATCTTGCAATGAATGATTGGAGGCAAATTCATATCTCTGCAAATTTTGCCATCTTTTGAGATTGATGTGATTCATTCTTTGTCAGATGTTGAAGATGATAAGTTTGGAGAGATTGGCaatggagacaatgcaaaattGGCTTGTTTTGAAGGCACTTATTGGTGGTTGGAGTTTTGGATGGTATTGAGAAGGGACACATTGAGAAGCCTCAGACAGAGCTTTGAAGCTGCTGGTATTTGCTTTCGAAGAATATTAAATGGTAAGGAACAAGCTAAGCTTTGGACAGAGACATGCAGTCCTCTTTAATTGACTTTCCATGCCCAAATTTGAATATGATAGAAACAAGAAACTGggtttgtttgatttgaaggttTATTATGTTTTGCCGTATTATTTTagttctttccttttccttgccCCCCTTTTTTTTGGACCTTAATTAGCTGGTTCAAGGTCACACTGCTATGCAACATTTCCATGGAAAGTCACTGTCATCAAATGAGTTTTCCTTTGTTTATTGTTGGGCAAATCTGAACTTGGGTACAATGTCCAGTTGGCTACCAATGGGACTTTAACATTGAGATCTGGGCTTGGGCTGGGGCCTTTGGCACCAATCCATGTCAAAGATTGATCTGAATTTACTCAATagcttcatttatttattcattttcaataatatttggAATAGTTGTGGTTCAAGAAAGTGAATCTACCTGAAAAACTAATGAGTGGGGACAGAGATGCAAGTTTGAAGAAGGATtgggttttgaagaaaaaaaggggACAAAAGCAGCATTTTGAAGTCAAAACATCTCATTATTTAAAGGTCTTCCTGTCGTAAGGTTCTCCAACATATATGAATACTAAATGCATGAAAGATGGAAGTTCCCTTGTGTAATTTCAGTAACTGCAGAAGAGTCACATGGTGCCAAGTTGTTAACTTCAAAATGGTTCAAGCATCTAAATTCAAACATGAGGAGAAGCAGCACATGGTATGGATTAGATGCCTTTGAAAATGGAGGGGAGGAATCTAGTCTCATTGTTTTCAGAGGAATGAACTCTAAATGATCTATTTTCTTAACTACTATTAAGGGCATGTTTGgatgatgttttcaaaaattgttttttgttcgtgaaaataaaaaatactaaaaactcGTTTGGCAAAggagtattaagttgttttctgtgtttttggtgttttcaaaTACCCCAATTTTAGAGAACATCTGAAACGAATGTGCTGCTCTGGTGTGGGCAATTGTTATCTATTCTGCTCTCTCTCCTCTCCAGGcacctttttgtttttccttctgaTGGAGTGGGGAAGATTATCCCTATTAGGATATGAGAAAACATAGGAAATGaagcaaatcaagaaaatcCAAAACTCCTCGTCATTTCTTCTTCCAAACAACCCATAACAAAAACCTCAAAATTCTCCCACCCTcaattttctcaacaaccaaacatggtgatacctaaaaaaaatattgaagaaaagaaaaatggaacaaaaaaatataagaataataacaaaaaaacagtAAATCAAATAACCGATTTTTTTATGTGAGAATTTAGAAATTCTGGAAACTCCGCCCTGTtgattccatttatttttgtatttttccctTTGCAGTTgaatttctttagattttaatGAGGAGGCTGTAGTTGTGGGACCGTGGGAGTACGTGGAGTGTTGGGAGAgaaagtagagagagagagatctttAGCCAGTTAACCTAAGCAAAAGCCTGAGTGGATGGGCATGGGCATGGGCATGGCATGATGGTGTTGttgaagaaatatattaaaactatCAAACAAATGGATTTTCATCTAACCTTCTTGTATATAAAATTTGGGTTGCCTTGTTGAAAGGTGTATTTTATATGGTACTACAAGTATTTCCTTTTCATACaagtattctaaaaaattatttttatcaactcaatcaaatatgtttttttttttttttttagtttttaataacaaaaattattttttggaattcaatttctaaaggtatttttatttttgaaaacatacaaaattatttttaaaaactgtttttcagaacaacttttaaaaacacttctcacACAGACCCTAATTGTTAATACTATTTATTGGTGCAATTTTTGCTTCAGCATCCGTTGCATATGTTGCAACTTGGGCAACCTGACTTTGATCGGTCTTGGACAATCGTTTTAGCATTTGAGTTGGGTTTGGATtatcttttttcaatttcaacttaatttaatttgggTTTGGGCAAATGCTTGTGTAACTCAAagctaatttaatatttttttataatgttagaaaaatacataaaattatatCATGTACTTTTTCATAATGTTAGACATACATAAATTTAAagcttaaaaattgaaattgagtAGGACTTGGAATAAGTACATTCGATCcaagtttgaatttgatttagatttattgtttcttaatttggaTTGAACTTAAATCCAGTGAATTATAACTGAATCAATACTACTAAAATATGTGaaataatttactttattattttaaaatattaaaaatttatttatttctctctctctttttttttttggtgtagaATGTTTGAATTGTAACATTGATCAATTCAGAACAACCTAATGCATCATTAGTTTAAACTTGGCAAAAGAATTGGAGTCCATCTTCACATTAATCAGTTTCATCTTCCTCCATTTTCCCTGATTTTCTCACTCATTTTCTCCCTTAACAAGGCTGGTTTGAGACTAGTAAAATAGAAGTAGAACAGCACAGGATAAATTGAATGGAAGACAGATGATGATGGATTCTTCATGTTAAGGAAAGAAGTATTAAAGATCTGGACTTGATGTGTTGTTGTGAATCCTGTGATTCTAGCATTGGTTACATCATCTTCAATAGatagaaaactaaaaacaaccAAATGGCATCATTCTGCCAGGTTAAAAGAGACTGTTAATTCTAGAATTCATAGCAACTTGACCTTATCAGCAACAAGCTCATGGGAAAAATGAACTCATCAGTGGCCTTTAGCAACATATGCAAAAGATGCTGCAGCAAAAATTGTTGTGGCAGATGACACCAAGGTCCAGAAATTCCTCTTCTTGTGTGCCTCAGCCAGAGTCTTCTGCAGAGTCTCCACTTGCCTCTTCATGTCTTCTACCTCGGTCTCTCTGCTTCTGAAAGCATTCTTTATGGCTTCTAGCTGTGCTGCAAATGGCTGAGTTTCTTCTTTGGTGTTTTGCTCATAAACACCCTCTTCTTGCTTTccattattttcatctttggaTGGACAAACCAGGGCTCCGGTGTTCTTCAACATGGCTAAGGCCAGTTCTGAATTAGCAAGCATTGATTCAACTTTACCCCGCATATCATCGATTCCTTGTTGAGCCTCCACAAGGTTCTTCTCTGCTGAAGCCTTTTCGCCCTTCAACATTTCATAGAGGCTCTGCAACTCTTTCTTTTCTCCAATGAGCTTCTCATGGTCCCTCTTCATCTGCTCCAGCTCTTTCAAGGTTTCTTCAGTATTCTTCTCCATTTCCACAACTTTTGTCCTCAGGTTGTCTCCGCTCTTTTTCTCCTCAGCAAGGCCCTTCTTCACATCATCTCTCTCTACTGTAATCTGATTCAATGCATCTCTATAGTGGGTAGCTTCAGATTGCAATTGCTTGTTCTTCTCTGCAAtctctccaaatttcttttccaatttgGAAAGAACATCCACGAGCTCACGCACGTCCTTCTGCAACTCAACAATTTCACTCTCCTGTTTAAATTTCACCTCCTCAATCGCATTTTTCTCACTAAGTATCTCCTCCACCTTTTGCTTCTGAACCTCTAGTTGCTTCTGAGCGTCCTCCAGACTCTTCATGGTGGAAACCTTTTCCCCCATTAAACTTTCCAAGCGTTTTTCCATCTCGTTTTTCTCTGAGATCAGTGTATTGCTCTCCATTTCCATCTTCTCTTGCTTCTCTTTAGCCTCAACTAGATTCTTCTCCAATTCACAAACTTTGATCCGCAAATCCTCTTGCTCCTTCAGCAGAGCACATCTGTTCTCATTGAGTTCACCCACTTCCTTCTTCAACTCATTTATCAACACCATTTGGGTACTTCTCTCCTTCTCAATCCCCTCTTTATCACTAACAATGGCCTCAATCTTAGCCTTCAAATCATTATTCAACCTCACTGATTCAGCCAACCTCCTCTCGACCAAATCTTTATCAATTTTCAGGGACTCGATGCTTtcatctttcttctctttttcttctatcAGTGCCTCACATTCCATTTGCAGTACACTCACCTTCTCTTCagtctttttttctctcccctCCATTTCAACCACTTTCAACCTCAACCTATTTGCCTCCTCAGCCCAAAAATCTCTCTCACTCCTCATTCCATCCCTCTCACCACTGACATGATCTAGTAATAGCCTCTGTTTTTCCAGATTGCCCACAACCTCATTGACCTTTTCCTTCAACACCTCAATCTCACTCTTCACCTTCTCACCCTCTTCTCTCCTCAAATCATCAATCTGGGTCTCAACAAAGAGACCCATTACGCTCTTCTCCAACTCCAACCCCATTGTCTGCTCCCTCAGCTGCTTCAACTCATCGTCCAAGATCTTCTTCTCCATCGCAAACCGAGACAACTCAGACTCCAAAGCCTCTCTGGACTGCTGCAGAGACTCCACCTGTTGACGACGCTCAAAGGTCTCTTTGAGGAGCAGAGAGTTGAGGGACTTGAGGTTTTGGAGTTTCTCAGAAGGGTCCTCCATGGGCGTGGTATCGTGGTCGGTCGGGTCTTGGTGTTGTTGGGTTGTCTTGTCTTGGTTGTTCGCCTTCTTCTTGGCCATTATGCGGATTGGGGATGAGAGGCTTAGGGTTTCTGTACGGTTTATATGGCTGAGAATGGAGATAACAGCGTAGAAACAATCCAGAGGTTTATCAAGGGTTTATATTGCGGAAGAATATAATGCTGCAGAAACCATTTCTCACATCCATCCAATATTTTGCCACGTGGCTCATGAAAGGAAATTACACCACTACCACTAttgtatttttgaattttgaataaaaatatttaaaaaacgcCTACTACTGTAATTTTGTTTCAAtactcataattatttttttaaataacctgaatattataatataaatggaGGGGGTTGAAGGGGCAGAAGATAACGGGAAGAATTGACACGgtcattttcaaattcaaatttttggcTCAAAGTTTGAGGACTTCATGGGGAACCCCAACAACTGTTGGTAGATCACCTATCCTCCACGTCACTGCCGTTTATTGGCTTACAAAATGCATTTCAAATGAAATTCAGTGCATTTGTATTCATTTGCATTCAATTTCTGTCATGTGGGAGTGTTTCCTATAGatgtaaatttaaaagaatttgaccGTCATTTTGAGACTCTTTGGAAAATagcaaaaatgttaaaagaaaatatatatatatttttaatatttgaattttttcaaaatggttgaaaaaaaaatattaagaaaaggaAAGCCAATCTTGTCAAAAGATTTCTTCTCACAAGggaataattttataacttttccttgtttgttttttttttttcttttcttatattttttttctccattttctttggcTCAATCTCTATACAAACTAGTATATAAGCAAAGATTGaacttgaattaaaaaaaaaacgtgagTCTATcttggtttcatttttttttctatttccgAGATTATGCTTCTTATAATTTATTCactaactaattatttttatcataatctTTTTCTTACTAAAAATGTCTGATTCTAAATTActtatgtttttgaaaaaaatgaggtatttggtaaaattaaaaaaatattttttttaaaataaaaattatttataatgttttctcgaaaaaaaaaatgataagtaattttcctaaaaacacttttagagaaatatttatataaaaaaatgctttgagtaaaaacaatactaaacatatattgaaattgattttaatttgcaTGTTAAGAAATGGTAATTTTTATgagacaattgtgttttggacttaattgggcccaaaaattaaactttggtccatataagtttactatttaagcccaagacctagaggaagtgtgaaaattgaaaagaatgatatagattttttatcttttcaaaaatgacctttattaaccataaaaaaagagagtaaaaaaacattaatttaaattttattcattttttaaacctcaataaaatttaatttaatttagtgatttggaaaaaaatacacccttttccaaaaaaataaaaataaattattatttaaaatcaaatatcttggaaaatatatattttttaaaattatgtatataaaaatatgtcaaaaatattttttaaaaatgatatattttagaatatatttttttaaaaaaattagttttctaaaaataataaattttcagaataattattaaaaaaaattaagataaaaagttgtgaaatattatggtagaaaatacttaaaatagttttcaagggTATATTcgtctcttcatattttatatcattcacatcaattatgcaatttttatgagtcaaatcttaatttttggaccAGTTAATctaaaacacaattgtcccaatttttatttatattcattgatACAACAACATTTATGACAATATGAATAT
Above is a genomic segment from Vitis riparia cultivar Riparia Gloire de Montpellier isolate 1030 chromosome 14, EGFV_Vit.rip_1.0, whole genome shotgun sequence containing:
- the LOC117930581 gene encoding paramyosin, producing MAKKKANNQDKTTQQHQDPTDHDTTPMEDPSEKLQNLKSLNSLLLKETFERRQQVESLQQSREALESELSRFAMEKKILDDELKQLREQTMGLELEKSVMGLFVETQIDDLRREEGEKVKSEIEVLKEKVNEVVGNLEKQRLLLDHVSGERDGMRSERDFWAEEANRLRLKVVEMEGREKKTEEKVSVLQMECEALIEEKEKKDESIESLKIDKDLVERRLAESVRLNNDLKAKIEAIVSDKEGIEKERSTQMVLINELKKEVGELNENRCALLKEQEDLRIKVCELEKNLVEAKEKQEKMEMESNTLISEKNEMEKRLESLMGEKVSTMKSLEDAQKQLEVQKQKVEEILSEKNAIEEVKFKQESEIVELQKDVRELVDVLSKLEKKFGEIAEKNKQLQSEATHYRDALNQITVERDDVKKGLAEEKKSGDNLRTKVVEMEKNTEETLKELEQMKRDHEKLIGEKKELQSLYEMLKGEKASAEKNLVEAQQGIDDMRGKVESMLANSELALAMLKNTGALVCPSKDENNGKQEEGVYEQNTKEETQPFAAQLEAIKNAFRSRETEVEDMKRQVETLQKTLAEAHKKRNFWTLVSSATTIFAAASFAYVAKGH